One Diabrotica virgifera virgifera chromosome 3, PGI_DIABVI_V3a genomic window carries:
- the LOC126882440 gene encoding uncharacterized protein LOC126882440: protein MNKFLVTKDTFKKIRKFGLQGRTLEFKIRDVPQSEEPVGWVKKAIEEIVLKGTEGLEPTDQVGFTFCSKDFARGQGWMRFKPACEVTVDDIWDKISSIYQSNSTGLNTETFCLGITTVKLPAGKGGPRGRAYNSFNEECLKRRGTVVIKNKDNLCLPRALVVAKAHVDKDQEWKKVRQDVGKIQGQRAHQLIEAANVTIPVGGAGIPELQQFQGHLTDYKIVVYSYGSKGRDVMFCGNTNGPALNLLYHEGHFNVITSLTAAFCCRYYCEECHQPFNNKNDHRCGGTCFACRRSPACSKDCVKIPCDQCGRNFYGKACFNAHVGSVCDKIKRCKTCYKIYTKSHVCGEVFCKTCKKNCPSDHLCYIQPDSGLPPSSDFLFIFYDLETSQEKILADGSLLQEPNLCVFNQRCYKCLPEMKLVFCQSCGFRQKILRGLDVISLFMNHILQIRKKFKNVVVLAHNGGGFDHQFILNYILTKTDLTPDLIMRGTKLVSMAVGNVRFLDSLNYFPMALSALPKAFGLTELKKGYFPHLFNREENQSYVGPMPDLKFYDPDNLKDDARDKLIAWHAERVDEGYVFDFQKEIVEYCISDVEILTKACLTFRKQLMDTSNVCPFFEATTVASTCNKVFRRNFLQPNTIALIPKGGYRFKDNQSKIALQWLLWEEKQRCIKIQHAARGPEALIGNCRVDGLYEKTVFEFQGCYYHGCPTCYPTDRTAPLHDDPSDCMENRHDKTIAKVKHLRSIGYEVVEMWECQFRKMLTAEIKAYTEGHPLMASLPLNPRDALYGGRTGNTVEYYKCKDGEKIKYVDVCSLYPWVCKYGKFPIGHPKKIYIGQECTAVDITELSGLIKCKVLPPTNLYHPVLPTKMNSKCMFVLCRKCGEDFAEEECEHSNDERALTGTWVIEEVVKALSKGYKILETYEIWSYDTLQLSKSQKGLFSDMMNKFIKVKQQASGWPRGCVSDEEKSRYIEEFLQREDVRLEFSDITENPGLRSLAKLMLNSFWGKFAQRENLPKTSIINKPGEFFAMLINPSIQVNTVIPVNEDTLVVTWEYVKEAYSMSSAVNVVLASYVTALARLKLYSYLEIIGSRAKYYDTDSSIYLSKAGLPDLPIGECIGDLTDELGGGYISEFVSGGPKNYAYKYTLPNGEEKICCKVKGICLNYEASKLVNFDTIKKMVLMKSDPVSVVTKQIQRTQDHCVITKTLEKKYRPNSAKRKFFEDFTSVPYGYKKLKI, encoded by the coding sequence ATGAACAAATTCTTAGTCACTAAAGATACATTTAAGAAAATTCGTAAATTTGGCCTCCAGGGACGAACTCTGGAATTTAAAATCAGGGATGTGCCGCAGAGTGAGGAACCTGTGGGATGGGTAAAAAAGGCCATCGAGGAGATTGTACTTAAGGGAACAGAAGGTTTGGAACCAACCGATCAGGTCGGTTTCACTTTTTGCTCGAAAGACTTTGCCAGAGGTCAGGGTTGGATGAGGTTCAAGCCTGCCTGTGAAGTGACCGTTGATGATATATGGGATAAGATTAGTTCCATATATCAGAGTAATAGCACCGGCCTCAATACCGAAACATTTTGTTTGGGTATTACGACGGTAAAACTGCCCGCGGGAAAAGGTGGTCCGAGAGGAAGAGCTTATAACTCCTTTAACGAGGAGTGTTTGAAAAGGCGAGGAACTgttgttattaaaaacaaggATAATCTTTGTTTACCTCGTGCTCTTGTGGTTGCAAAAGCTCACGTAGATAAGGACCAAGAATGGAAGAAGGTACGTCAAGATGTTGGAAAAATACAAGGACAAAGAGCCCATCAACTGATTGAAGCCGCTAATGTAACAATTCCTGTCGGAGGGGCCGGAATACCCGAACTACAACAGTTTCAGGGACACCTCACAGATTACAAAATTGTGGTGTATAGTTATGGTAGCAAGGGTCGTGACGTTATGTTCTGTGGTAACACTAATGGTCCAGCGTTAAATCTTTTGTATCATGAAGGACACTTTAACGTGATCACTTCTTTGACAGCTGCTTTTTGCTGTCGATATTATTGTGAGGAGTGCCACCAGCCGTTTAACAACAAAAACGACCACAGATGTGGTGGTACATGTTTTGCTTGTCGTCGTTCACCAGCTTGTTCCAAAGATTGCGTGAAAATACCCTGCGATCAATGTGGTCGAAACTTCTACGGTAAGGCATGTTTCAATGCTCATGTTGGTTCGGTATGCGATAAAATCAAAAGGTGTAAGACCTGTTACAAGATCTACACCAAAAGTCATGTCTGTGGTGAGGTCTTCTGTAAAACTTGTAAGAAAAATTGTCCGTCAGATCATCTTTGTTACATACAGCCCGATTCTGGTCTTCCTCCATCAAGcgattttctatttatattttatgatTTGGAAACTAGTCAGGAAAAGATATTGGCTGATGGTTCGCTTCTTCAAGAACCAAATCTCTGTGTATTTAATCAACGTTGTTACAAATGTCTCCCTGAGATGAAATTAGTTTTCTGTCAATCTTGTGGATTTCGCCAAAAGATTTTGAGGGGTCTTGACGTAATAAGTCTTTTTATGAATCATATTTtgcaaattagaaaaaaattcaagaatGTTGTCGTGTTAGCTCACAATGGAGGAGGCTTCGACCatcaatttattttaaattatattttaacaaAGACTGATTTAACCCCTGATCTCATTATGCGTGGTACAAAGTTGGTGTCAATGGCTGTTGGTAACGTTCGTTTTCTCGATAGTCTTAATTACTTTCCAATGGCGTTGTCTGCTCTACCTAAAGCTTTTGGGTTGACAGAGTTGAAAAAGGGATATTTTCCACATTTGTTTAACAGAGAGGAAAATCAATCTTATGTTGGACCTATGCCTGATCTAAAATTTTACGATCCCGATAATTTAAAAGATGATGCACGTGACAAGCTGATCGCGTGGCACGCTGAAAGAGTAGATGAGGGATACGTTTTTGATTTTCAAAAGGAAATTGTTGAATATTGTATTAGCGATGTTGAGATTTTGACTAAGGCTTGTCTCACTTTCAGAAAACAGTTGATGGATACTTCAAATGTCTGTCCGTTTTTCGAGGCAACAACTGTTGCATCGACGTGTAACAAGGTATTCAGGCGTAATTTCTTACAACCAAACACAATAGCCCTTATTCCAAAAGGTGGCTATCGTTTTAAAGATAATCAGTCGAAAATAGCTTTGCAGTGGTTATTGTGGGAAGAGAAGCAACGCTGTATTAAAATTCAGCATGCCGCCAGGGGACCTGAAGCTCTTATTGGAAATTGTAGGGTGGACGGTCTTTACGAAAAGACCGTCTTTGAATTTCAAGGTTGTTATTATCACGGTTGTCCTACTTGTTACCCTACAGATAGAACTGCACCCCTTCATGACGATCCTTCAGATTGTATGGAAAATCGTCATGATAAAACAATTGCTAAAGTTAAGCATCTCAGATCAATAGGATATGAGGTGGTTGAAATGTGGGAATGTCAATTCCGTAAAATGCTGACGGCCGAGATAAAGGCATATACCGAGGGGCATCCTCTTATGGCTAGTTTACCTTTGAATCCTAGAGATGCTTTATATGGTGGTCGTACAGGCAATACTGTAGAGTATTACAAGTGTAAAGatggtgaaaaaattaaatacgtTGATGTTTGTTCGCTTTATCCGTGGGTATGCAAGTACGGAAAGTTCCCAATCGGACATccaaagaaaatatatattggACAGGAATGCACTGCTGTAGACATTACTGAGTTATCTGGATTAATAAAGTGTAAAGTGCTTCCTCCTACAAACCTCTATCATCCTGTTCTTCCTACCAAGATGAACAGTAAATGTATGTTCGTTTTATGCCGAAAGTGTGGAGAGGACTTTGCGGAAGAAGAGTGTGAGCATTCGAATGATGAACGGGCTCTAACAGGTACTTGGGTGATTGAGGAGGTAGTGAAAGCTTTATCAAAGGGTTATAAAATACTTGAGACCTATGAGATATGGTCCTATGATACTTTACAGTTATCGAAATCTCAGAAAGGTCTTTTTTCCGATATGATGAACAAATTTATCAAAGTGAAACAACAAGCTTCAGGGTGGCCGCGAGGATGTGTATCGGATGAGGAAAAGAGCCGGTACATCGAGGAGTTTCTTCAGAGGGAGGATGTCAGGCTGGAGTTTTCCGACATAACGGAGAACCCTGGTCTGAGGTCGTTGGCTAAGCTTATGCTCAATTCTTTCTGGGGTAAGTTCGCTCAGCGAGAGAACCTCCCTAAAACATCCATAATAAACAAGCCTGGAGAATTTTTTGCTATGTTGATTAATCCATCCATTCAGGTTAATACGGTGATCCCTGTAAATGAGGACACACTGGTTGTTACGTGGGAGTATGTGAAGGAGGCGTACTCAATGTCGTCAGCAGTTAATGTTGTTCTGGCATCATACGTTACGGCTCTGGCTCGTCTCAAATTGTACTCTTATCTGGAGATTATTGGGTCTCGGGCAAAATATTACGACACAGATTCGTCTATTTACCTTTCCAAGGCTGGCTTACCTGATCTCCCAATAGGTGAGTGTATAGGTGACTTAACTGATGAGTTGGGTGGGGGGTATATTTCAGAGTTCGTTTCTGGAGGGCCTAAAAATTACGCATATAAATACACTTTGCCTAACGGTGAAGAAAAAATTTGTTGTAAGGTTAAAGGTATTTGTCTAAATTATGAGGCATCTAAATTAGTTAATTTCGATACCATTAAGAAGATGGTACTTATGAAGTCTGACCCTGTTTCTGTGGTGACTAAACAAATACAAAGGACACAGGATCATTGTGTTATCACAAAAACCCTTGAAAAAAAATATAGACCAAACtcagcaaaaagaaaattttttgaagattttacatccGTACCTTATGgttataaaaaacttaaaatttaa
- the LOC126882442 gene encoding uncharacterized protein LOC126882442: MQREQQLKTVLTPSTEPLGELNNYLKTSHQTEKHEETSGHQNNRLRNMRQKDEESTDEEEDEHLQKYWHHSPDLDRAYGPHYVWKTDKWLMGDMEIKFAPKNILINDSKYKATCGLYTIILYVSSRLYTK; encoded by the coding sequence ATGCAACGTGAACAACAACTCAAAACAGTTTTAACACCTAGTACTGAACCTCTTGGAGAACTAAACAATTATCTGAAAACTTCACATCAGACAGAGAAGCATGAAGAGACCAGCGGACACCAAAACAATCGTTTGAGAAATATGCGCCAGAAGGATGAAGAAAGcacagatgaagaagaagatgaacacCTTCAAAAATATTGGCATCATTCACCAGACCTTGATAGAGCTTATGGTCCACACTATGTTTGGAAAACTGATAAATGGCTAATGGGTGATATGGAAATCAAATTTGCTCCTAAGAATATACTGATTAACGATAGCAAGTACAAGGCTACTTGTGGGCTATATACTATAATTTTATATGTATCCTCAAGACTTTACACCAAATGA
- the LOC126882441 gene encoding uncharacterized protein LOC126882441 — protein MKIRKVPNLCTYYFTDQKVLAGTKRFSQDTSSTPTITEKLQTHTKKDNKFEVSSSEIKEDTKKENKSEFSSSYGQKHNLVVFKQLPLHHYDKLDSGKGRKDPLEHVTGLSEKVFKVPDEPVGPGAAKNAIYKNPEYFCTHKYSFYNAKLELAKYRLPQPSTKVPYFHELCPIKK, from the exons ATGAAAATACGAAAAGTGCCGAATTTGTGTACATATTATTTTACCGACCAGAAAGTTTTGGCTGGTACTAAACGATTTAGTCAAGATACTTCTAGTACACCCACCATCACAGAAAAACTCCAAACACATACCAAAAAGGATAATAAATTCGAAGTTTCTTCGAGCGAAATCAAAGAGGATACCAAAAAGGAAAATAAATCCGAATTTTCTTCGAGCTATGGTCAAAAACATAATTTAGTGGTGTTTAAACAGTTACCGTTGCATCACTACGATAAATTGGACAGTGGAAAAGGACGTAAAGATCCTCTGGAACATGTAACAGGATTGTCAGAAAAGGTTTTCAAA GTTCCAGATGAACCTGTTGGACCTGGAGCTGCCAAAAATGCAATTTACAAAAATCCCGAGTACTTTTGTACTCACAAATATAGTTTCTATAACGCAAAGCTGGAATTGGCTAAGTATCGTCTTCCACAGCCTTCAACAAAAGTTCCGTATTTTCACGAACTCTGTccaataaaaaaataa